A segment of the Fusobacterium ulcerans genome:
TCCTCTGTGAATAGTAACAAATTCTCTTATTGAGTTTTTGTTTCCTATAATAGTTTTTGTGGGTTCATTTTTATATTTTAAATCTTGAGAAGCTTTTCCAATAGAAACAAATGAGTAAATAGTATTGTCTTCCCCTATTTCTGTAATTCCTTCTACAACTACATGAGATTGTATAACTGTATTTTTTCCTATCTTTACATCTTTTCCTATTACACAGTAAGGTCCTATCTTTACTCCATCTTCTATAATTGCTCCTTCTTCAATTATAGCAGTGCTATGAATATCTACCAAAATGAATTCCCCCTAATCTTATTTGTCTGTTATACAGAATGTAAATGTAGCTTCGCATGCTAAAACTCCATCTACTTTTGCTACTCCATGAGCTTTTACAAAGTTTCTTTTAATTTTTTCTACTTCTACTTCATAAATAACTTGATCACCAGGTTTTATTGGGCTTTTAAATTTAGCACTTTCAACACCTACAAAGTAAGGGACTTTTCCTTCCACTCCATCCATTACTAAAACTCCTAAACATTGTGCCATTCCTTCTACTATAAGTACTCCCGGCATAATTGGATGTCCTGGAAAATGTCCGTTAAAAAATTCTTCATTAATAGTAACATTTTTCAACCCTTTTATTTTTTGTTCCTCTTTGTTCACTTCAAGAATTCTGTCTACAAGTAAGAATGGGTATCTGTGTGGAATTCTTTTCATGATTTCTAAAGTATCTAACATATTTTTTTTCCTCCTAAGATCTAAATAAAATTATAAGTTTTTCAGTAATTTTGCAAATTCTATATCTAAAGCATGTCCTGCCTTTACTGCTATTATATGACCTTTTATTGGTCTGTTCAATATTTTTAAGTCCCCTATGATATCAAGCATTTTATGTCTTACAAACTCATCTTCATATCTAAGTCCCTCTGGATTCATTACACCATCTTTTTCTATAACTATGGCATTTTCAAGAGTTCCTCCTAAAGCAAGGTTATTCTTTTTAAGATATTCTATCTCATAATCAAATCCAAAAGTTCTTGCTGGAGCTATCTCTTTTTTGTAATTTTCAAGATTTATCTCAAATTCTGCCAGCTGTGATTTTAAGAAGCTGTGCTCAAATCTGATGGCATATGTTATTTTATATCCATCATATGGAAGAGCTACTATATTTTTATCATTTACTGTAAGATATATCGGCTTAGTTATAACTATCGGTTCTACTTCTGCATCTAATTCTTTTATTCCAGCATTTTCAAAAAGATCTATAAAACTTCCTGCACTTCCATCACAGATAGGAAGCTCATTTCCGTCAAGCTCTATTACAAGGTCTGTTATCTCTGCTGCATATAGTGCTGATAAAAAATGTTCTATTGTATGTACCTTTGCTTCAAACTCATTTTTTAAATTAGTTCCACGTGTGAGGTCAAAAGTATTTTCTATATCTAATTTTATTTCATTTTTTCCATCTTCAAGATCAACTCTTCTGAAAATTATTCCATTGTTTCCCGGAATCAGCTTCATATCAATATTTTCTCCCTTATGGAGTCCAATACCTGAATAGACAATCTCTTTTGCCAATGTTTTCCTTTTCATCTTCCCTCCTCATTTAGTTTTTTGTTAAAAACTTATCTGCAACTGCCATTGCAATTTCTCTTTTTCCATCTACAAAGTCTATTTCAACTTTTTTATCTGATACTCCTCTTACTACTCCCAATCCAAATTTCTTATGCATTACCTTTTCTCCGACAGAGTAAGGATATTCCTTGTATGTCTTATTCAGGTCTTCCATTGTTATCATTTTTTTGAATTGATGTTTTACTGGAGTTTTTGTAGGATTGATCGCTTCTCTTTTAAATTGAGATTCTATATTGCTTTCAAGAAGATTCTCAGGAAGTTCACTTATGAATCTTGATTTAGTTCTGAAGCTTTCCTCTCCATACATAAATCTGCTTGCAGCATAAGAAATATATAATTTATCCTCTGCTCTTGTTATTGCTACATAGCACAGTCTTCTTTCCTCTTCAAGTTCTCTTGGTTCAAAATCAGCTTTTTTTCCTGGGAATACTTCATCCTCTGTTCCAACTAAAAATACTGTTGGGAACTCAAGTCCTTTAGAGTTATGAATAGTCATAAGTTTTACATAATCTTTCTCTTCCTCTAAATTATCTGTAGCACTTACCAATGATATATTCTCTAAATATTCTCTTAAAGTAAGAGTTTCTATTATTTTTTCCATCTCTGTAATAGAGTTTCTCAACTCTTCTATATTGCTTATTCTGTTTTCACTGTCTTCATAGTTTGATTCCAGATAATCAAAGTATTTTATACTTTTTATCACTTTATCAAAAAGTTCCGAAACAGGTTCAGATTCACTCATTTCAATGAGTTCCATCATCATTTTATGAAATTCTTCCAGCACTATTTTCATATTAGCTGTAAGGGTATCTATCTCATTTGCTCTTCCTAATGCTTCAAAAAGAGTAAGTCCATTTACAGAAGCAAATTCATTTATCTTCTCTAAACTTTTATCTCCTATTTTTCTCTTAGGAACATTAAGTATTCTGCTCAAATTAAGACTGTCTTTAGGATTATTGATAACAGCCAGATAAGCAACTATGTCTTTAATCTCTGCTCTTTGATAGAACTGCATTCCACCAAATATTTTATATGGTATATTGAATCTCAAAAAACCTTCCTCAAAAAGTCTCGATTGAGCATTTGTTCTGTAAAGGATAGTAAAATCTCTGTATTTTTTTCCTTGATTTTTTCCTTTAATTATCTCTTCAATTATAATATTTACTTCCTGTCTTCCATCATTACATTGAAGAAGAGTAATTTTTTCACCAGTAGTTTTCTTAGTCCAAAGCTTTTTATCCCTTGCACTTGAGTTGTTGCTGATTACAGCATTGGCTGCATCCAGTATCACTGAAGTAGAACGATAGTTTTCTTCAAGCTTTACAACCTCTGCATTTGGATAATCTTTTTCAAAATCAAGGATATTTTGAATGTTGGCTCCTCTAAATCCATATATACTTTGGTTTTCATCTCCAACTACACATAGATTCCCATATTTACCAGCTATTTTATTAATTATCTTATATTGGATATTATTGGTATCTTGATATTCATCAACCATTATATATCTGAATTTATCCTGAACTTTATTTAAAATATCAGGTATTTCCAAAAGTTTTGCTGTATTGATCAAGATATCTGAAAAGTCCATTCCATTATTCTTTTTAAGAGTTAGATTATATCTTCTGTATATTTCAGCTACTACTACAGCATTCATATTATATTTATTTTCTGATTTTTCATAGTCGTCAGCTGATACTTCTTCCTCTTTCAATTTTGAAATAAGAGAAACCACCATACCTTCTGTAAGGTTTTTATCTTTTACTGTAAGCTCCTTCATAATCCCTTTTACTACTCTTTTTTGATCATCAGCATCATAAATAGTAAAATTAGCTCCATAACCAAGTCTGTCCCCATATGTTCTCAAAAGTCTTACTCCAAATGAGTGGAATGTAGAAACCATAGTTCTCTTTCCATCTTCTCCTATGAGATCTTCTACTCTCTCTTTCATTTCCTTAGCCGCTTTATTTGTAAATGTCACAGCTAATATCTTATATGGAGATATCCCTAATTCCTGAATCATGTGGGCTATTCTATAAGTTATTGTTCTTGTTTTTCCAGAACCTGCTCCTGCAAGTATAAGCAGTGCCCCTTCTATTTTCTCAGCAGCTTTTCTCTGTCTGTCATTTAATTTTTCTAATATGCTCATCTATTTTCTCCACTCCTTCTAAAAGTTAATTATACCATAAAACACCTGCTCTTATCAATTAGAAGTCATCAATACTCTATAATATTCAATATCTTTTATTTATAGTTATCATTTAGTTTATAAAAAAAGGAAGAAGCTCTGCTTCTTCCTATGTAAGCTTTTTAAGTGCCGTGAAAACTGAAAGAAGTTTTAACTCATACCCGCAATAAATACCTTAGTGCTGCTTCCTTCCAGACCTGACACGGTTCGATAATATTGCGCCATGAGATTCCTCAGACAATTTCCACGACGATTAATTATATCAAGTTTTTATAATTCAGTCAACAATTTTATTCCTTAAAATCTTTTAAACAATTCATTCAATATATCTTTTTTATTTTTTGACTTTAAAAAATTTATCTGTTCCTCAATTTTGCTGAGCTCATTCATTTGAATTTCCAGACCATCCTCTGATTTTTTTCTTATCTCTTCCTCTTTTGCTTTTAAAATTTCTTCATATTTAGCAATTTCTTTCTCACTATTTTTCTTCATATCTTCAATTATTTTTTTCTTCCAGTATCCATCTTTATTATTCAATACCTTCAATATTTTTTCAGAAAGATTACTTTTTACAGTTACTCTTCTAGTGTTGGAATTATAATTGTAGCTGATATCTCCATCTTTCACATCACTAAGCAGAGGAATTATCATATCTTTAAGCAAAGGTACTTTTATATTTAAAGAATCTGTTATTTTCTGTCCATTAAGGTCCAGATTACGCATATTCAGCTTACCCTTTATAACTATATCATTTTTTGAAAGAACAGTTTTTTGAGAAAGTCCTGCTGATCCTCCAAGTATATAATCATTAAATTCTTTTAATTCTTCAAGGTCAACCTTTGAAATATCAATATTTATGTACCCTTCTAAAGTATTCACATTAAAATATCCATCCATTTTTCCATGGCTGTCTTTTTTATCTCCATTTAAGAAAAATGTTACATTATCTTCATTTCTTGAAAGTCTGCTTGAAATATTATTTAACTCTCCATTTAAAGCAAATCCATATAGGGTAGATGTAAGATCAATTTTTTCAACATATACTTCCCATTTATCTGTTTGCCCCATATCTTCATTTTTTCTAAGTTCAATTTCTTTTAAAACATCTCTATATTTTACTACTATCTCATATATTTTCTTTTCATATACTTCATTAAGATATATATTTACAAGAGAATCCAGATCTTTTATTGCTATTTCTCCATTTTGTACAAAAGCTTCTACACTTTTCTCTACAGAGAATTTTAATTCAGGAGAATTTTTCATATCCTCCAAATCTAATCTTATCTGCTCTTTTTCATCTTTTAGCTGATCATTTAACACTTTTGCAGAGTCTATTATATTTTTTACTTCCCTATCCATTTTAAATATATCCAATGGATTTTTAAGACTTGTTACTTTTTTCAAATCTTCTCTTATACTTTTAAATTCCTTACCCTTTTCTATCTCTTTTATTCTAGTTTCCCAGTAATTTCTTTTCTCTTCCAGAAGTTTATTATTTCTTTCATATTCACTTTTAAGAATATTTTCAAGATTTAAATCATTTATTTTCATATTATCTAAATATGAATTTTCTATTTCTGTTACTAGAACTTCCTTATTTTTCTCTTCATCATCTGGTACAAGAACTTGTGAAGCATCTAATGGTGTTTTCTCTTTTATTCCAATAGCTCCATCTGTCTTTCTATCTGTAAGAAAATCTACATTTATTATATGTGCTTCACTTATCAAAACTTTTTTATCTGAAATATAGATATCGTAATCAGCATTAAACTCCTTTACTGTTACAAAATTTTTCATACTATTTCTCTGACTTGTTGCTTCTATATCCCTAACTACTATTCTCTTATTAAAAGGAGAGAACTCAACTTTTCCTATATCCACCTTGCCTTTATTTATTTCTGTAAGTTTTTTCTCAAGAATATTTTTTACTATGATGTTTCTGGCAGCATATACTCCAACTACTATTAGAATGATTACTGCTAATAAATACATAATTATTTTTTTCATTTTTTCAACTCCTTAGCTGAATTTTTTTATCAGTACCCTTATTTTTCCTTTTTTACTCTCACCTAAAACAGAATCAATCAAAAACTTTCCTTTTCTCCTTATAGAGATAATATCTTTTTCCTTTACCAATCTACTCTTATCTTTATCAGTATTGTAGTTCAATGCTACATCTCCAGATTCTAAAGCTTCTATTGCATTGTTTCTGGAAAAATTTCCTAAAGCTGCTGTTACTACATCCAGCCTTAAAGAGGCTATACTTTCTACCAACTCCTTGAATTCTGTTTCTGGAATATCCCCAGAGGTTATCTCTTCAGCTTCTACAGGAATTTTACCTATCATCTTAAGGTTTTCCTTTAAAAACATAAATAATTCTTCATTTATTATACCATAACATATCCCCTCTTTTACAATCAAATCTCCTAATATTTCTCTTTTCAATCCCAAAGACATGATACTTCCAAGATAATGTTTATGTTCCAGCTCTTTAAACTTAGAACCATTAGCTATTTTAAAATATTTAACTGGAAAATTCAGCATCTCCAGATCAAAATTTTTAGGATATACACCTATCATCTTCTTTTCACAACTGTCATTAATACCCATAAAAGAAAATTTTACTCCTATATTTAGATTCTCCAATCTGCTCCAGAAATTAGGAGGATAAAAGTATCTGCTGTATACTGGGTAGTCTATTTCTTCACAAAGCTCTATATCATCGCATATTGCCCCAACTAAAAATTCATCTGTATCAGGAAATGCTGATTGAAATTTTTTTCTGTCCAAAGTTTTTCTCCTTTTTATAATTTTATCTACTATATGATTTTATCTGATTTTATTCAGAAAGGGAATACCTAAAAAAAGTTTTTTATTCAGTGTACAAAGCAAAGGATATTCTACTACTTCAGATGCTTGTATTCAACATTAGATTGAAAATTTGTTTTTTTTATGCTAAAATTAAATGAATATTTTTCAACATTAAGGAGATGAAAATTAAAATGGTAAAAAGAAAGTATATAGCACCTAACGCAATCACTGCTGCTGGTTTATTTCTAGGTTATTTAAGTATCACAGCATCAATTAAAGGTGAATTTATACGTGCTATAGTCTTTATTATATTGGCTATGGTTTGTGATGGATTAGACGGAAAAACAGCAAGAAAATTAGATGCTTTTAGTGAATTTGGTAAGGAATTTGATTCCTTTTGTGATGCAGTTTCCTTCGGTCTTGCTCCAAGTCTTTTAGTTTATTCTATATTGACTCAAAAAATTGCAGCCAGCCCATTTATAGTTCCAGTTTCATTTTTATATGCTCTATGTGGAGTAATGAGACTTGTAAAATTCAACATTATCACAGTAGCTTCAAGTGAAAAAGGTGATTTCAGCGGAATGCCTATTCCAAGTGCAGCT
Coding sequences within it:
- a CDS encoding RNA-binding protein, whose product is MDRKKFQSAFPDTDEFLVGAICDDIELCEEIDYPVYSRYFYPPNFWSRLENLNIGVKFSFMGINDSCEKKMIGVYPKNFDLEMLNFPVKYFKIANGSKFKELEHKHYLGSIMSLGLKREILGDLIVKEGICYGIINEELFMFLKENLKMIGKIPVEAEEITSGDIPETEFKELVESIASLRLDVVTAALGNFSRNNAIEALESGDVALNYNTDKDKSRLVKEKDIISIRRKGKFLIDSVLGESKKGKIRVLIKKFS
- the fabZ gene encoding 3-hydroxyacyl-ACP dehydratase FabZ, which encodes MLDTLEIMKRIPHRYPFLLVDRILEVNKEEQKIKGLKNVTINEEFFNGHFPGHPIMPGVLIVEGMAQCLGVLVMDGVEGKVPYFVGVESAKFKSPIKPGDQVIYEVEVEKIKRNFVKAHGVAKVDGVLACEATFTFCITDK
- a CDS encoding ATP-dependent helicase, producing MSILEKLNDRQRKAAEKIEGALLILAGAGSGKTRTITYRIAHMIQELGISPYKILAVTFTNKAAKEMKERVEDLIGEDGKRTMVSTFHSFGVRLLRTYGDRLGYGANFTIYDADDQKRVVKGIMKELTVKDKNLTEGMVVSLISKLKEEEVSADDYEKSENKYNMNAVVVAEIYRRYNLTLKKNNGMDFSDILINTAKLLEIPDILNKVQDKFRYIMVDEYQDTNNIQYKIINKIAGKYGNLCVVGDENQSIYGFRGANIQNILDFEKDYPNAEVVKLEENYRSTSVILDAANAVISNNSSARDKKLWTKKTTGEKITLLQCNDGRQEVNIIIEEIIKGKNQGKKYRDFTILYRTNAQSRLFEEGFLRFNIPYKIFGGMQFYQRAEIKDIVAYLAVINNPKDSLNLSRILNVPKRKIGDKSLEKINEFASVNGLTLFEALGRANEIDTLTANMKIVLEEFHKMMMELIEMSESEPVSELFDKVIKSIKYFDYLESNYEDSENRISNIEELRNSITEMEKIIETLTLREYLENISLVSATDNLEEEKDYVKLMTIHNSKGLEFPTVFLVGTEDEVFPGKKADFEPRELEEERRLCYVAITRAEDKLYISYAASRFMYGEESFRTKSRFISELPENLLESNIESQFKREAINPTKTPVKHQFKKMITMEDLNKTYKEYPYSVGEKVMHKKFGLGVVRGVSDKKVEIDFVDGKREIAMAVADKFLTKN
- the pssA gene encoding CDP-diacylglycerol--serine O-phosphatidyltransferase, with the translated sequence MVKRKYIAPNAITAAGLFLGYLSITASIKGEFIRAIVFIILAMVCDGLDGKTARKLDAFSEFGKEFDSFCDAVSFGLAPSLLVYSILTQKIAASPFIVPVSFLYALCGVMRLVKFNIITVASSEKGDFSGMPIPSAASMVCSYFLFCYMVNKHLGIDLFNIDALMAITVIAAVLMVSTMKFKTPDKAFPFIPKKFAGAFIILVVVTLPISLFIVTYAYVLINIMSHVTKRFFGSENPADDNDEIEEIIEVMEEEDPEEKDSEEENK
- the lpxC gene encoding UDP-3-O-acyl-N-acetylglucosamine deacetylase; the protein is MKRKTLAKEIVYSGIGLHKGENIDMKLIPGNNGIIFRRVDLEDGKNEIKLDIENTFDLTRGTNLKNEFEAKVHTIEHFLSALYAAEITDLVIELDGNELPICDGSAGSFIDLFENAGIKELDAEVEPIVITKPIYLTVNDKNIVALPYDGYKITYAIRFEHSFLKSQLAEFEINLENYKKEIAPARTFGFDYEIEYLKKNNLALGGTLENAIVIEKDGVMNPEGLRYEDEFVRHKMLDIIGDLKILNRPIKGHIIAVKAGHALDIEFAKLLKNL